A section of the Malania oleifera isolate guangnan ecotype guangnan chromosome 2, ASM2987363v1, whole genome shotgun sequence genome encodes:
- the LOC131147664 gene encoding uncharacterized protein LOC131147664 produces MEVPLPRRFEMPTFERYEGLSDPIDHLDTFRVLMQLQGAPDAIMCRAFAATLKGSARDWYRTLRLRSIGSFLEMEQLFTNHFLRRKNPPVDMGELIARAQKYINLEEIMDNRGTRIELKRKGNNQEMSESSKSAKRHENALLTSPNMRRLSSKFSTYTPLNTPRSEDHGHDTEECIHLRSEIEALIKRGYLLRFIKKEDPPREPREQKRPNTNDKEEQIIGEIAVIFGEAASGGDNGGTCKSIRRDENGKGKTQTYHNPLGWVWWRCGSSRRDNHTTCDHGDDPIASYFIDGVLGG; encoded by the exons ATGGAGGTCCCGCTGCCCAGAAGATTCGagatgcccacctttgagagGTATGAGGGTCTCTCCGACCCAATCGACCACTTGGATACCTTTAGGGTGCTGATGCAGCTGCAAGGTGCTCCTGACGCCATTATGTGCCGAGCCTTTGCAGCAACCCTTAAGGGTAGCGCTAGAGATTGGTACCGGACCCTGCGACTTAGATCAATCGGCTCCTTTTTGGAGATGGAACAACTATTCACCAATCATTTCCTCAGAA GAAAAAACCCACCGGTTGATATGGGGGAATTGATAGCCCGAGCGCAAAAGTACATTAACTTGGAAGAGATAATGGACAATAGGGGAACCCGCATTGAGTTGAAGAGAAAAGGGAATAATCAGGAGATGAGTGAATCTTCCAAGTCCGCAAAAAGGCATGAGAACGCACTGCTCACTAGCCCTAACATGAGACGACTTTCcagtaagttctccacctacacacccctgaATACACCCCGTTCTGAA GATCACGGGCACGACACAGAGGAGTGCATTCATCTAAGGAGTGAAATTGAAGCCCTAATAAAAAGGGGATACCTATTAAGGTTTATCAAAAAAGAAGATCCACCGAGGGAACCTCGCGAGCAAAAGAGACCCAACACAAACGATAAGGAAGAGCAAATCATAGGGGAAATTGCAGTGATCTTCGGAGAAGCTGCTAGTGGAGGAGACAACGGAGGCACTTGCAAAAG TATTAGAAGGGATGAAAATGGGAAAGGAAAGACTCAAACCTATCACAACCCCCTTGGTTGGGTTTGGTGGCGATGTGGTTCATCTCGTAGGGACAATCACACTACCTGTGACCATGGGGATGACCCCATAGCTAGTTACTTCATTGACGGAGTTCTTGGTGGTTGA